One genomic region from Rosa rugosa chromosome 1, drRosRugo1.1, whole genome shotgun sequence encodes:
- the LOC133726618 gene encoding oleosin Ara h 10.0102, with protein sequence MADRPQPHQIQVRPAQSRFDQVGDYKGMQVHQQQRGPSTGKILAVVTLLPVGGTLLGLAGLTLMATIIGLLCAAPVFLIFSPVLVPAAIAIGLAVTAFITSGAFGLTGLSSLSWVTNHLRRATGGVPEQLDSAKRRMADMGEYFGQKTKEVGQDIQHKAQETKRTTGYEPGRESR encoded by the coding sequence ATGGCCGACCGTCCTCAGCCACACCAGATCCAAGTCCGCCCGGCACAGTCACGATTTGACCAGGTCGGAGACTACAAGGGCATGCAGGTTCACCAACAACAGCGTGGTCCATCGACCGGAAAGATCCTTGCCGTGGTGACTCTCCTTCCGGTCGGTGGAACCCTGCTTGGTTTGGCTGGACTCACACTCATGGCCACCATCATCGGGCTTCTTTGTGCGGCACCGGTTTTCCTTATCTTCAGCCCGGTTCTCGTTCCGGCTGCCATTGCTATAGGCCTTGCCGTCACGGCGTTCATCACGTCTGGGGCTTTTGGGCTCACTGGACTCTCGTCACTGTCTTGGGTCACAAACCACCTCCGTAGGGCAACTGGGGGAGTGCCGGAGCAGCTGGACTCGGCCAAGAGGCGCATGGCAGATATGGGGGAGTATTTTGGACAGAAGACGAAGGAGGTGGGTCAGGACATCCAGCATAAGGCGCAGGAAACGAAGAGGACAACCGGATACGAGCCGGGTCGTGAGAGCCGTTGA
- the LOC133706866 gene encoding uncharacterized protein LOC133706866: METSNPRSFFQGIRSRELHGSRVPKRSYIDCLASDFSEIGAIAAEHNGPPMAISFGKTSRNSHIVAMSDEDGYLSLFDTRRKFSASASHRENADRTKVYDWVAHQNAVFDICWIKDDTQIVTASGDQTVKVWDIQEKKCTAVLVGHTGSVKSLSPHPTNPEIIVSGSRDGSFALWDMRCNSTSKNTLAELCICPTAVVNGAHLTPRAKRSRRGKAAPRSITSVLNLKDEVSIATAGAVDSVVKFWDTRSLKSIVTQTCPHMESNEKERRFHGITSLSQDLNGVFVSASCMDNSIYLYNVLQLEKGPMQSFSGGRIESFFVKSAISPDAAHILSGSSDGNAYIWQVNKPQEDLVILKSHEGEVTAVDWSHFEVGKIATSSDDFTVRIWNSENRYCPSTPSPSAIRRRIMAIPGAECRRLLMNESMHISKDSRNSCPLDEGLDESNSLHPIKMPKICTPESQKKQSKLDSDMSEMFEKTPEATLKSPSSVLNPPSSLKRKTIRDYFAAPTLNL; this comes from the exons ATGGAGACCTCAAATCCCCGGTCGTTCTTCCAAGGCATCAGATCCAGAGAGCTACACGGATCCCGAG TTCCGAAGCGGTCCTACATCGATTGCCTGGCTTCGGATTTCTCCGAAATCGGGGCCATTGCCGCCGAGCACAACGGACCTCCTATGGCAATTTCGTTCGGCAAG ACCAGTAGAAACTCTCACATCGTCGCCATGTCTGATGAGGATGGGTACTTGAGCTTGTTTGACACGCGTCGCAAGTTCTCGGCATCTGCATCTCACCGGGAAAATGCAG ATAGAACCAAGGTTTACGATTGGGTTGCACATCAAAATGCCGTGTTTGACATCTGTTGGATAAAG GATGATACTCAGATTGTGACAGCTTCTGGTGATCAAACT GTTAAGGTATGGGATATTCAGGAAAAGAAATGTACTGCAGTTCTGGTGGGGCACACTGGAAGTGTGAAGTCTTTGAGTCCTCATCCGACTAATCCCG AGATTATCGTCTCCGGTTCAAGAGATGGCTCCTTTGCTCTCTGGGATATGAGATGTAATTCAACATCCAAAAATACGCTTGCGGAGCTCTGCATATG CCCAACTGCTGTGGTTAATGGGGCTCATCTAACCCCACGAGCAAAGCGTTCACGGCGTGGAAAG GCTGCTCCAAGGAGCATCACATCAGTTCTTAATCTTAAAGATGAGGTTTCCATTGCTACTGCTGGAGCTGTGGACAG TGTTGTCAAGTTCTGGGACACTAGAAGTTTGAAAAGTATAGTCACACAGACATGTCCTCATATGGAGTCAAATGAGAAG GAAAGAAGATTTCATGGCATAACTAGCTTATCCCAAGATTTAAATGGAGTGTTTGTTTCAGCCTCTTGTATGGACAACAG CATTTATTTGTATAATGTGCTTCAGCTAGAAAAGGGTCCTATGCAATCCTTCTCTGGAGGCCGGATTGAATCTTTTTTTGTAAAG TCGGCTATTAGCCCTGATGCTGCTCACATACTCAGTGGTTCTAGTGATGGAAACGCCTACATTTGGCAG GTAAACAAGCCTCAAGAAGATCTGGTAATATTGAAAAGCCATGAAGGAGAAGTTACAGCAGTTGATTG GTCCCATTTTGAGGTTGGGAAGATAGCAACTTCTTCAGATGATTTTACG GTTCGCATCTGGAACTCTGAGAATCGTTACTGCCCAAGCACACCATCACCATCTGCAATTCGAAGAAGAATAATGGCAATCCCAGGTGCAGAATGTAGAAGGCTTCTGATGAATGAATCAATGCATATCTCAAAGGATTCCAGAAATTCCTGTCCCTTGGATGAAGGACTAGATGAAAGTAACTCACTTCATCCAATTAAAATGCCTAAAATCTGTACTCCTGAATCACAGAAGAAGCAATCCAAGTTAGATTCTGACATGAGTGAAATGTTTGAAAAGACCCCTGAAGCTACATTGAAGAGCCCCTCTTCTGTTCTGAACCCTCCCTCCTCTCTAAAAAGGAAAACTATCCGTGATTACTTTGCAGCACCTACTCTGAACTTGTag
- the LOC133726614 gene encoding RHOMBOID-like protein 13, whose translation MGRPLVFEILEKPVTSCFIGICSAIWFYIQKKNIGYSHVGLSYETAIAGHHWRIITSAFSHISVLHLVFNMSALWSLGVVENLGSIGLGVEYYLHYTLVLVVLSGVLVLGIYHILIQKFKLEYFRRVTAVGYSCVVFGWMTILSVKQPTSKLHLFGLLSLPISFAPFESLIFTSIIVPQASFIGHLSGIIVGYAIAWGLIHGMNNYWAVSMLGWIVLVCAFSLKRSGAYDFSFLEIESVADSSLPSVRFIASGNGRTLQMSALPAAGVELV comes from the coding sequence ATGGGTAGGCCATTGGTTTTTGAGATCTTGGAAAAACCAGTTACAAGTTGCTTCATAGGAATATGCAGTGCAATTTGGTTTTACATacagaagaaaaatattgggtATTCACATGTGGGCTTGAGTTACGAAACTGCCATTGCAGGGCACCATTGGAGGATTATAACTTCAGCTTTTTCCCATATAAGTGTTCTTCATCTTGTTTTCAATATGAGCGCACTTTGGAGTCTTGGGGTAGTCGAAAACTTGGGCTCTATAGGGCTTGGTGTGGAGTATTATCTGCATTACACGCTCGTCTTGGTTGTATTGTCTGGGGTGCTGGTTTTGGGGATCTATCATATCTTGATACAGAAATTCAAGCTGGAGTATTTTCGGAGAGTGACAGCTGTTGGGTattcttgtgttgtttttgggTGGATGACGATTCTTTCTGTGAAGCAACCGACTTCCAAGTTGCACCTGTTTGGATTGCTTTCCCTTCCCATTAGTTTTGCACCTTTTGAGTCTCTTATTTTTACTTCAATCATTGTTCCACAAGCAAGTTTTATAGGCCATTTATCTGGAATCATAGTGGGATATGCTATTGCATGGGGTTTAATTCACGGGATGAACAATTACTGGGCAGTTTCCATGTTAGGATGGATTGTGCTGGTTTGCGCCTTCAGTTTAAAGCGATCTGGTGCCTATGATTTCAGTTTTCTTGAGATTGAGTCCGTTGCTGATTCTTCTTTGCCCTCTGTACGGTTTATTGCATCAGGAAATGGTAGAACATTGCAAATGAGTGCATTGCCAGCTGCAGGTGTTGAGCTTGTATAA
- the LOC133726616 gene encoding protein LATERAL ORGAN BOUNDARIES yields MASSSSYSLSCNSPCAACKFLRRKCMPDCVFAPYFPPEEPHKFANVHKIFGASNVSKLLNEVLPHQREDAVNSLAYEAEARIKDPVYGCVGAISVLQRQVLRLQKELDATNADLLRYAGASCNRGTGRGSHHGQNSGLYSFSSPWSSTHDPYGN; encoded by the coding sequence ATGGCTTCGTCTAGTAGTTACTCATTATCCTGCAATTCTCCATGTGCTGCGTGCAAGTTCTTGAGGAGAAAATGCATGCCGGATTGTGTATTTGCTCCCTACTTCCCACCGGAGGAGCCGCACAAATTTGCCAATGTTCACAAGATATTTGGGGCCAGCAATGTTAGTAAGCTTCTCAATGAAGTGCTCCCTCATCAGAGAGAAGATGCAGTGAACTCTCTTGCCTATGAAGCCGAGGCAAGAATTAAAGATCCGGTGTACGGATGCGTTGGAGCCATCTCAGTCCTCCAAAGGCAAGTCCTTCGCCTTCAGAAGGAACTCGACGCCACTAATGCCGATCTCCTCCGTTATGCCGGCGCTAGCTGCAACCGTGGAACCGGAAGAGGGTCTCATCATGGTCAAAATTCGGGTTTGTATAGCTTCTCTTCTCCATGGAGTAGTACTCATGACCCTTACGGAAATTAA
- the LOC133726617 gene encoding protein ANTHESIS POMOTING FACTOR 1: MMKTSSMTELDDETVRSMAIGAVFSDFGGKINSLDFHRKEDLLVTASEDDSVRLYDIATAKLLKTTYHKKHGADRICFTHHPSSVICSSRYNLDSTGESLRYLSMYDNRCLRYFKGHKERIVSLCMSPINDSFMSGSLDHSVRIWDLRVNTCQGILHLRGRPTVAYDQQGLVFAVAMEGGAIKLFDSRSYDKGPFDTFLVGGDTAEVCDIKFSSDGKSMLLTTTNNNIYVLDAYAGEKRCGYSMEPSPNTSIEATFTPDGQYVLSGSGDGNLHAWSINRRNEVASWNSHIGVPSCLKWAPRRAMFAAASTVLTFWIPNDSNADPTVMDTELTAGAESQHPSQ; this comes from the exons ATGATGAAGACGTCATCGATGACGGAGCTCGATGACGAAACGGTGCGCAGCATGGCCATCGGCGCCGTCTTCTCGGACTTC GGTGGGAAGATAAACTCACTCGATTTTCATCGAAAGGAAGATTTACTTGTTACTGCCAGTGAGGATGACTCTGTGCGACTCTATGACATTGCAACTGCTAA GTTGCTGAAGACCACATATCATAAGAAACATGGAGCAGATCGCATATGCTTTACTCATCACCCAAGCTCTGTGATATGCTCTTCAAGATACAACTTGGATTCTACCggag AATCACTGCGGTATTTGTCAATGTATGATAATCGATGCCTTCGCTACTTCAAAGGCCATAAAGAGAG AATTGTTTCGCTCTGTATGTCTCCTATCAACGATAGCTTCATGTCTGGTTCATTGGATCACAGTGTCCGAATATGGGATCTTCGTGTAAATACATGCCAG GGAATTTTACATCTTCGTGGTAGACCGACAGTGGCCTATGACCAACAAGGTCTTGTTTTCGCTGTAGCTATGGAAGGGGGTGCTATCAAGTTGTTTGATTCACGCTCCTATGACAAG GGCCCATTTGATACGTTTTTAGTTGGTGGAGATACAGCTGAAGTTTGCGATATCAAATTTAGCAGTGATGGCAAATCAATGCTCCTGACCACCACGAACAATAACATCTATGTTCTTGATGCCTATGCAGGAGAGAAG cgatgtggttacagcatggAACCATCTCCAAATACGAGTATAGAGGCAACATTTACCCCAGATGGCCAGTACGTATTGTCAG GCTCTGGAGATGGAAATTTGCATGCTTGGAGCATTAACAGGCGGAATGAG GTCGCAAGCTGGAACAGCCATATTGGAGTCCCATCATGTTTGAAGTGGGCTCCTCGCAGAGCTATGTTTGCTGCTGCGTCGACTGTTCTCACCTTTTGGATACCAAACGATTCAAACGCTGATCCCACTGTTATGGACACTGAGCTCACTGCCGGTGCTGAATCGCAACATCCTTCTCAATGA
- the LOC133726615 gene encoding mitogen-activated protein kinase kinase 3: protein MAGLEELRKKLTPLFDAEKGLGLGSSTLDPSDSYTLSDRTVELLSRSYGVYNINELGLQKCTSSTVDDTTEKTYRCASHEMRVFGAIGSGASSVVQRAIHIPTHRIIALKRINIFEKEKRQQLLTEIRTLCEAPCYQGLVEFHGAFYTPDSGQISIALEYMDGGSLADILRLRKRIPEPLLSSMFQKLLHGLSYLHGVRYLVHRDIKPANLLINLKGEPKITDFGISAGLENSMAMCATFVGTVTYMSPERIRNENYSYPADIWSLGLALFECGTGEFPYTANDGPVNLMLQILDDPSPTPSKQNFSPEFCSFIEACLQKDADARPTAEQLLSHPFITKYEKSQVDLAAFVRSVFDPTQRMKDLADMLTIHFYLLFDGSDELWQHAKTLYNEDSVFSFSGKQLVGANDIFASLSSVRSTLAGDWPPERLVHVVEKLQCRAQGQDGVAIRVSGSFIVGNQFLICGDGVQVEGLPSIKDLSIDISSKRMGTFREQFIMEPSTIIGRYSIASQELYIMQ from the exons ATGGCCGGACTAGAAGAACTGAGGAAAAAGCTGACACCTTTGTTCGATGCAGAGAAGGGTCTGGGCTTGGGATCGTCCACCTTGGACCCGTCAGATTCATACACA CTTTCGGACAGAACGGTGGAGTTGCTGAGCCGATCGTACGGCGTGTACAACATCAACGAGCTGGGACTGCAGAAGTGCACGTCTTCTACGGTGGACGATACCACAGAGAAGACCTACCGGTGCGCTTCGCATGAGATGAGGGTGTTTGGGGCCATTGGGAGTGGTGCCAGCAGTGTTGTGCAGAGAGCTATTCACATTCCCACTCATCGGATTATAGCGCTAAAAAGGATCAACATTTTCGAAAAg GAGAAAAGGCAGCAGCTGCTTACTGAGATAAGGACACTATGTGAAGCACCTTGTTACCAAGGTCTTGTAGAGTTTCATGGTGCATTTTATACGCCGGATTCCGGACAGATAAGCATAGCTTTGGAGTATATGGATGGAGGATCGCTGGCAGATATCTTACGGTTGCGGAAAAGAATACCCGAACCTCTACTTTCTTCTATGTTTCAGAAGCTTCTACAT GGACTGAGCTACTTGCATGGAGTTAGGTATCTAGTACACAGAGACATAAAACCTGCCAATTTGCTTATAAATCTAAAGGGTGAGCCAAAGATAACAGACTTTGGTATAAGTGCTGGCTTGGAGAATTCTATGGCAATG TGTGCAACATTTGTTGGGACAGTTACATACATGTCGCCTGAGCGAATTCGAAATGAGAATTATTCTTACCCAGCTGATATTTGGAGTCTTGGGCTTGCTCTCTTTGAGTGTGGTACTGGAGAATTTCCATATACAGCCAATGATGGACCTGTCAATCTTATGTTGCAG ATCTTAGATGATCCATCACCGACACCTTCAAAACAGAACTTTTCACCAGAGTTCTGCTCGTTTATTGAAGCTTGCTTGCAGAAGGATGCAGATGCTAGACCAACTGCAGAGCAG CTACTTTCACACCCCTTCATTACAAAGTATGAGAAGTCCCAAGTGGACTTAGCAGCATTTGTTCGAAGTGTTTTTGATCCAACGCAAAGGATGAAGGACTTGGCAGAT ATGCTTACCATACATTTTTACTTGCTCTTTGATGGATCTGATGAGCTCTGGCAACATGCAAAGACGTTATACAATGAAGATTCAGTTTTCAG tTTCTCTGGCAAGCAACTAGTCGGCGCGAATGATATATTTGCCTCACTCTCTAGTGTACGAAGTACATTAGCTGGTGACTGGCCTCCTGAGAGGCTTGTGCATGTTGTGGAAAAGCTTCAGTGCCGTGCTCAAGGTCAGGATGGAGTAGCAATTAGGGTATCAGGATCCTTCATTGTTGGGAATCAGTTCCTTATATGTGGAGACGGTGTTCAGGTAGAGGGCTTGCCCAGTATTAAAGATCTTTCCATTGATATTTCGAGTAAGCGAATGGGTACATTCCGTGAGCAGTTCATTATGGAGCCAAGCACTATTATAGGGCGCTACTCAATTGCTAGCCAAGAACTTTATATTATGCAGTGA